In Streptomyces liangshanensis, the DNA window GCGATGCAGCTGACACGCACGCACCGGATACTCATCGGGGTGGTCGTCGCCGGAGCGGTCGTCATCGCCGCGATCGGTTTCGCGGGGTCGTACGCCGCCGTGCGCGAACTCGCCGAGGAGAAGGGCTTCGGGAAGTTCTCGCTGGTCTTCCCGATCGGCATCGACGCGGGCATCTGCGTCCTGCTCTCGCTCGACCTGCTCCTCACGTGGATCCGCATCCCCTTCCCGCTGCTGCGCCAGGCGGCCTGGATCCTGACCGCGGCCACCATCGCCTTCAACGGCGCCGCGGCCTGGCCCGACCCGCTGGGTGTCGGGATGCACGCGGTGATCCCGCTGCTGTTCATCGTCGCCGTCGAGGCGGCGCGGCACGCGGTCGGCCGGATCGCCGACATCACGGCCGACAAGCACATGGAGGGCGTGCGGCTGACCCGCTGGCTGCTTTCCCCCATACCGACGTTCATGCTGTGGCGCCGGATGAAGCTGTGGGAGCTGCGTTCGTACGAGCAGGTCATCAAGCTCGAACAGGACCGGCTCATCTACCAGTCGCGTCTCCAGGCGCGGTTCGGCCGCGGGTGGAAGCGCAAGGCGCCGATCGAGTCGCTGATGCCGCTGCGGCTGGCGAAGTACGGTGTGCCGCTCGCGGACACCGCGCCGGCGGGCCTGGCGGCGGCCGGGATCGAGCCGATGCTGCTGCCGCCCGCGCCCCGGCCGGCGGAACTCCCGCAGGGGCAGGGCGAGCCGGCCGCGGACGTGGTGCAGGCCGGACCGCCGCAGGCGCAACTCCCGCCCCAGGCACAGCTGCCCGGCCAGGCGCAGCTTCCGGGTCAGGTCCAGGCCCAACCCCAGCCCCAGCCCCAACCCCAGACGCAGCAGCAGACCCAGCCTCAGGCCCCGCTCCAGCCGCAGGCCCAACTCCCGAACCAGGCGCAGGGCCAGACCCCGCCGCAGGTCCAGGCCCAGGCCCAGCAGCAGCCCCACCCGCAACACCCCCAGCAGCCCCAGCAGCAGCCGCAGCACCCCCAGCAAGCCAACCCCCAGGAGCCGCAAGGCCCGCAGGAGCACCCCGAGGCCATCGCCGCCCAGGCGGAGCAGGCCGAGCAGGCGGCCGCCCCGGTCAGCCCGTGGTTCGCGGCGCCGCTGGTCCCGGACGGCCCGTACGAGGGGTCGTACAACCCGGCGTACGCGGACGAGCCCGAGTCCCCCCAGGTGATGATCCCGTCGGGTCCCGGCCGCAGCCGCCCGCTCGGCGGCGTACCGGGCCAACCGCTCGGCTCCGGCGCCCCGTTCGTACCGGACCCGGCCACGGACGACCTGCCCGACGCGATGGTCCAGGAGCAGCACGAGGAGCAGCCCGCTCCCACCCTGCCCGAGGGCATGTCCCGCGAGGAGGCGTACTTCGCGGCCTTCCGGCGGTACGTCAGGGAGAACGAGCACATGCCCAACCCCAGGCAGTTCTCGCTCTACTTGATGGACCTGTACGGGGTCCAGGGGCGCAACGGCGGCCCGCTCAACGAGGGTTCGCTGAAGAAGTACCTGAACGAGTTCCCGCACCGCTACGAGGAAGAGTTCGACGCGGAGCACATCGCCTGACCCGCCGTCGTGCGGCAGCCCGATGAGCGAAAAGAAGGGGGCCCTGCCCGGCGGATCGCATCCGCCGGGCAGGGCCCCCTCCCCACGCGCCTCAGGCGCCGAGCAGCCTCCGCACCCGGTCCGCCCCCACCGCGAGCAGCAGCGTGGGCAGCCGCGGCCCGGTGTCGCGCCCGACCAGCAGCCGGTACAGCAGCGCGAAGAACGTGCGCTGCGCGACCTTCAGCTCCGGCGTCGGCTTCGCGTCGGCCTCCAGGCCCGCGAGGACCTTCGGCACGCCGTACACGAGGGTTGTCAGCCCGTCCAGCGACCAGTGGCTGTCCAGCCCGGCCAGCAGCAGCCGCAGCGACTCGGCGGACTGCTCGTCCAGCGAGCCCAGCAGCTCCTTGTCCGGCTCGTCGCGCACGACGGTCCGCGCCTCGGCCGGCACCTGGGTGGTGATCCAGTTCTCCGCGCGGTCCAGCCGGGGCCGTACCTCGTCCAGCGAGGCCAGCGGCCGGTCCGGGTCCAGCTCGCTGAGGATCCGGACGGTCTGCTCCTCGGCGCCCGCCGTGATGTCCACGACGGAGGCGAGGGTGCGGTACGGCAGCGGCCTCGCCGTCCTCGGCAGCTCCCCGGCCGCCGTGCCCGTGGCGCGCCCGTACGCGGCGGCGTCGGCGGGCAGCACGGAACCGTCGGCGACCTTGCGCTCCAGGGCGTCCCACTCGTCGTACAGCCGCTGGATCTCCTGGTCGAAGGCGATCTTGAAGGACTGGTTGGGGCGGCGGCGCGCGTACAGCCAGCGCAGCAGCGGGGCCTCCATGATCTTCAGGGCGTCGGCCGGGGTCGGCACCCCGCCCTTGCTGGACGACATCTTCGCCATCCCCGAGATGCCCACGAAGGCGTACATCGGGCCGATCGGCTGGACGCCGTCGAAGATCTCGCGCACGATCTGGCCGCCGACGACGAAGGACGAGCCGGGCGAGGAGTGGTCGACGCCCGAGGGTTCGAAGATCACGCCCTCGTACGCCCAGCGCATCGGCCAGTCGACCTTCCAGACGAGCTTGCCGCGGTTGAACTCGCTGAGCAGGACCGTCTCGGAGAAGCCGCACGCGGTGCAGGTGTACGTCAGCTCGGTCGTGTCGTCGTCGTAGGCGGTGACGGTGGTCAGGTCCTTGCCGCAGCCGCCGCAGTACGGCTTGTACGGGAAGTAGCCGGCGGACCCGCCGCTGCCGTCGTCCTCCTCCGCCGCGCCGGAGCCCTCGGCGGCCTCCAGCTCGCCGTCCTCGGGCTTCTTCTGCTGCTGCTTGGCGGAAGTCTTCGCGGTCCCGTCCCCGGCCGCCTTGTCCTTCGTCCGGTACCGGCCGAGGATCGCGTCGATGTCGGCGCGGTGCCGCATCGCGTGCAGGATCTGGTCGCGGTACGTCCCGGCCGTGTACTGCTCGGTCTGGCTGATCCCGTCGTACTCGATGCCCAGCTCGGCGAGCGAGCCGATCAGGGCGGCCTTGAAGTGCTCGGCCCAGTTCGGGTACTCGGAACCGGCGGGGGCGGGCACCGAGGTCAGCGGCCTGCCGATGTGCTCGGCCCAGGACGCGTCGATGCCCGGGACGCCGTTCGGCACCTTGCGGTAGCGGTCGTAGTCGTCCCAGGAGATCAGGTGCCTGACCTCGTACCCCCGGCGGCGGATCTCGTCCGCGACCAGGTGCGGGGTCATGACCTCGCGGAGATTGCCCAGGTGGACGGGGCCCGAGGGGGAGATTCCGGACGCGACGACGACGGGTTTCCCAGGCGCACGCCGCTCCGACTCGGCGATGACGTCGTCCGCGAAACGGGAGACCCAGTCGGCCTCGGTGCTCTGAGCCACGATCGGCACGTCCTTCTTTCGGCTACGCCCCATAAAAACCGGCGACGGCCATTGTCCCAGGTCCCCGCGACAGAGCGAAAACCGATTGATCGCCCATGGGATACTTGGGACGACTCCCCGTACCCGACAGGAACGGCTCCCCGCCATGGCCCCGGTCACTTCCCTCGCCTCGACCGTCGATCAGCGCATCGCGGACGCTCTCTCGGCAGCTCTGCCGGAGGCCGGCTCCGCCGATCCGCTGCTGCGTCGAAGCGACCGGGCGGACTTCCAGGCCAACGGCATCCTGGCGCTCGCGAAGAAGCTCAAGGGCAACCCGCGGGAGCTGGCGGGCCAGGTCGTCGCCGCGCTCGCGGACAACGACGTGATCAAGGAGATCGAGGTCTCCGGCCCCGGCTTCCTCAACATCACGCTCACCGACCGGGCGATCGTCGGGACGCTGGCCGCGCGGGCCGCCGACGACCGGCTCGGCGTGCCCTTCGCGGCCCACCCGGGCACGACGGTGATCGACTACGCGCAGCCGAACGTGGCCAAGGAGATGCACGTCGGCCACCTCAGGTCGGCCGTGATCGGCGCCGCGATGGTGGAGATCCTGGAGTTCACCGGCGAGAAGGTGGTCCGGCGCCATCACATCGGCGACTGGGGCACCCAGTTCGGCATGCTCATCCAGTACTTGACCGAGCACCCGCACGAACTGGACCACCAGGGCGGTGACATCGACGGCGAGACGGCGATGTCGAACCTGAACCGGCTCTACAAGGCGTCCCGGGCGCTCTTCGACTCCGACGAGGAGTTCAAGGCCCGGTCCCGGGACCGGGTGGTGGCGCTCCAGGCCGGTGACAAGGAGACGCTCGCCCTCTGGCAGAAGTTCGTGGACGAGTCGAAGATCTACTTCTACTCGGTCTTCGACAAGCTCGACATGGAGATCCACGACCCCGACGTCGTGGGCGAGTCGGGCTACAACGACATGCTGGAGGAGACCTGCCGGATCCTGGAGGAGACCGGGGTCGCGGTCCGCTCCGAGGGCGCGCTGTGCGTGTTCTTCGACGACGTGCTGGGCCCGGACGGCAACCAGGTCCCGCTGATCGTCAAGAAGTCGAACGGCGGGTACGGGTACGCCGCCACGGACCTCTCGGCGATCCGGGACCGGGTGGGCCGGCTGGACGCGACGACCCTGCTGTACGTGGTCGACGCCCGGCAGGCGCTGCACTTCAGGATGGTCTTCGAGACCGCGCGGCGGGCCGGCTGGCTGGGCGAGGGCACGAAGGCCGTCCAGCTCGCGTTCGGCACGGTGCTCGGCAAGGACGGCAAGCCGTTCAAGACGCGTGAGGGCGAGACCGTACGGCTGGAGGACCTGCTCGACGAGGCCGTCGAGCGGGCGACCGCGGTGGTACGGGAGAAGGCGCGCGACCTGACGGAGCAGGAGATCGCCGAGCGGGGCGGGCAGGTGGGCATCGGCGCGGTGAAGTACGCGGACCTGTCCACGTCGGCCGTCCGGGACTACAAGTTCGACCTCGACCAGATGGTCTCGCTCAACGGCGACACCTCCGTGTACATCCAGTACGCGTACGCTCGGATCCAGTCGATCGTCCGCAAGGCCGGGGATGTCCGCCCCGCCCCGCACGCGGAGGTCGAACTGGCCCCGGCGGAGCGGGCGTTGGGACTGCACCTGGACCGGTTCGGCGAGGCACTCGCCGAGGTGGCGGCCGCCTACGAGCCGCACAAGCTCGCCGCGTACCTCTACCAACTGGCCTCGCTGTTCACGACGTTCTACGACCAGTGCCCGGTCCTCAAGGCGGAGTCGCCGGCCCTGGTGGAGAACCGCCTGTTCCTCTGCGACCTCACGGCCCGGACCCTGAAGCAGGGCCTGGCCCTGCTCGGCATCCGGTCGCCCGAGCGTCTTTGAGAACCCGAGCGTCTTTGAGAAGTCACCCGGACGGGGTGCCCGGGACCGGGCACCCCGGACAGCCGGCCGCAATATCCTGGTCGGTACGCGCGTTGGCGAACAGGGGACGCACCACGACGGTGTGACGCCGAGGCTGGGGGCCGAAGTGACCACGGTGACCGTGCAGTTGCCCGACCCGGGAGCGCCGCGCCCGGACGATCCCCCGCCGCGCCCGAGGCTGCTGCACCTGGGCCCGGGCCAGAGCGCGGACTTCGGCCGCGGAGCGCCGCGCGACCCGGTGGCCGTACCGCTGCGGGACCCCGGGGTGTCGCGCAGGGCCGGGCTGATCACGGCGGCGGAGGACTACTGGCGGCTGTCCAACTTCAGCCGTACGAGCACGTATGTCGTGGAGAACCTGGAAGGCGCCGGGGAGTACGTGAAGGTCCCGCCGGGGCGGCTCGGCGCCCCCGTACCGTTCGAGTTCTCCCGGGTGGTCCTGCCGTCGGCGGCGGGCTCCGCGCACTTCAAGGTCTTCGCGCCGCAGCACACGTATCTGACCGGTGAACCGGGGCCCGACCAGGGCGAGCCCACGACCAGCCCGTTCTCCCTCGACCCGACGTCCAAGTACTTCCTGGTGCTGCTGGCGCTGTGCGAGCCCCGGCTGCGTTCGCCGTCGAGCGCGGCCGTGCCCGGGGTCGGGGACGTGGTCGAACGGCTGCGCCCGCTGGAGTCGTGCCGGGACCTCACGCGGTCGGCGGCCAACTACCACATCGACTATCTCGCGTCGGCGAAACTGCGCCTGCGCGACGGCGGCGGGGACGCGGAGCCGGGCGGGAAGCGGGAGGCCCTGGTGGCGTTCGCGGTCCGCTTCGACCTCGTCCGCGAGGAGCACCTCGGCCTGCTTCCCCCACGGAGCAGGCACTGACCGGGACGAAGCAGGCACTGACCCGAAAGGCCCCACGCGAATGGATCAGCGCACAAGACCGCCGCTCGACCTGCCCGCGGGATACCGCGTCGGCGACTGGACCCTGACCGGGCTGATCGGGTCCGGCGGGTGGGGCAGCGTGTACGGCGCGCGGCGCACGGACGACAGCCCGTCGGACGGTCCGGCGGACCACCCGGCCGGCGACCGTCCCGCAGCCGTGAAGTTCCTCCGTACCGACGTGCTGACCCCCGGCCAGCGGACCTCGATGGACGAGCTGATCCACCGGGAGATCCGGTTCAGCCAGGAGGCCGACCACCCGCATCTGGTACGGACCCACGCGGCGATCACGGTCAGCGACCCGGACGGCGCGGGCGGCCCCGGTCTCGACGGGGCGATCGCCCTGGTGATGGACCGGGCCGACCGCAGCCTCCAGGACGTGTTCACGGCCGCGGAGCCCGGCACCCCGCTGCCGGACGCCCCGGCCGTCCTGCGCGGCGTCGCGTCCGGGCTCGCCCACATGCACGGCGGCGGCTGGGTGCACGGCGACCTCAAGCCGGCCAACATCCTGCTGACGGACCGCGGGAACGTATGGCTCGCCGACTTCGGCCTCACGGCCGAACTGGACGGCACCCACGCCTACATGCCGCCGCTGGGCTCGCTCGACCACGTACCGCCGGAGTGGTGGACGGAGCGGACCGGCGAGCGCGGCACGCTCGTCCGGCCGACGGCGGACCTCTGGGCGTTCGGCGTCCTCGCCCACCAGGTCTTCACCAGCGGACTGCACCCGTTCGTCGGCGGTACGGCCAGGGCCCGCGCGCTGGCCGCCCAGGCGTACGCGTCGGGGGCGGCGCCGCTGCGGCTGGACGAGCGGGTGCCCGAGCGGTGGCGGGAGCTGATCACCGAGTGCCTGGCGCCCGACCACGCGGCGCGGGCCGCGCTGACGGCGGAGGGGCTCGCCGCGCGGGTGGAGGCGCTGTGCGCGGTCCCGCGGCCGGGGCGGCTGCGGCGCCCGGCGGTGCTGCTGGCGGCGGCCGTGGCGCTGGTGACGGCGGTGGCGGCCGGGGTGGTCATGGCCGGGGACGACACGGACGAGTCGGGCGGTCCCGGCGCCTCGGTGAGCGGGGCGGGAGCGGGGGCGACGGCGTCCGAGGCGGCGTCGACCGGGGACGCGGCGCCGGGCGGCCCCGCCGACGCGCTGCCCGGCGCCATCCCGGCGGACTCCGACGTCCCGGCCGGGCTGCGGGGCATCATCACGCAGGCCGCGCAGCGGTGCACGCAGGAGAACATCACGCCCGCGCTGATCGCCGCGATGATCAAGGCGGAGAGCGGCTTCGACCCGGCGGCGGAACACCCCTCCTCCGACGAGTACGGCATCGCCATGTGGACCCCGACGGTCTTCAACGCGTGGGCGGTGGACGGGGACCGGGACGGCGACAAGGACTACATGTCACCGCCGGACGCGATCCCCAGCATGGCCGTGTACGTGTGCTGGCTGGGCCAGCGCTTCACGGCGGAGGGGCTGACGAAGAACATGCCGGCCCTCGTGGCGGCCGGGTACCGGACGAGCGACAAGGCGGTCGTCGACGCCCGGGGCGTACCTCCGCGCGTACAACCGCATGTGGACGAGGTCCTGCGGTACTTGGCGGAGTACACGAGGTGACCACCGCCCGCCGCCGGTCCTGACATCTGTCAGGACCCCCGCCGGGCCGGTCCCCCTACCGTTCGGGGCAGCACCACGGGCAGCCGCGCCGCCCGTCGGGCCGTGCCGTGGACGGGGGTCTCGGCACGGCCCGCCGCCCGCTCGGCCCCGCACGCGCCATCCGAGGGGGAGATCACGTGCCCGTACGACGACACGGCAGACTCGCTTCTGTCCTGACGTGCCTGGCGGCGGCCGCCGCCCTGCTGACCCTGACGGGAACCCCGTCCGCCACCGCCGCCCCACCCGTACCCCAGGCACCGCCGACGGCCGCCGCCGCCGCCGTCGCCGTACCGCCCGGCGTCACCGCGGGGATCGCGGTCTTCGACCGGCAGACCAACACCTTCACCGAACAGCAGGGCGCCACGGCCCGGTTCCGCTCGGCGTCCGTCGTCAAGATCCTGCTGGCCCTGGACCACGTCTGGGACCTCGGCCCCGCGTACCAGCTCCCGGCGGCCGACCGGGCACGGCTGGACACCATGCTGCGCAGCAGTGACGACGACGCGGCCAACTACTACTGGGAGCGCAACGGTTCCGGGGCGATCATCGACCGGATGGTCTCCCGGCTGGGCCTGGCCGACACGGCGCGCCCGCCGGCGGCCTACCCCGGCTTCTGGGGGTACACCGCCCTGTCGGCCAACGACACGGTGCGGATCTACCGGTACGTGCTCGACGCGCCCGCGCCCCTCCGGGAGCTGATCATGGGCAACCTGCGGCAGTCGACCCGGTGCGCCTCGGACGACTTCGACCAGCACTTCGGGATCCCGGGCTCGTTCGCGCGTCCTTGGGCGGTGAAGCAGGGCTGGTCGGGCTTCGCGTCGGGCGGCTGCGGTACGGCTCCGGCGCCCGCGGCGGCCCGGGGCGTCGCGGCGCCCGCGGGCGCGGCGGCCGTCGACCTGGCCCGGCCCGCCCTCCACACCACCGGCACGGTCGGTACGAACGACCGCACCGTCGTCGCCGTGTACACGCTGCACCCGGAGGGCACCCCGTACGGCAAGGCGTACACCGACGTGAACCGGCTGACGCGCTCCCTGGACGTCCCGGGCGCCGTCCGCCCGTCGGGCACCTGGTTCACCACGTGGGGGACGGGCGTCAGCGTCCGCCCGGGCGCGGCGGCCGGGGGCACCAAGGTGACCTCGCTGCCGCCGGGGGTGGAGGTGCTGGTGGACTGCCAGAAGGAGGGCCAGGTGGTGAACGTGCCGCCGTACACGAACCAGTGGTGGGCCCATCTCCCGCAGTACGGCGGCTACATGACGAACATCTACCTCAACTCACCCGGCAACGAACTGCCGGGCGTGCCCGTCTGCTGACCACCGGCGGGCAGCGCGGGGCCGTTCACCTTCTCGTTCTGGCGCGCGGTGATCCTGCGGACCACCAGGATCGCCGCGACCGCCGCGACGATGTCGAGGACGTCGGACGACATCAGGACGACGAGCGCCTGCTGGATGGCGGCGCCGTCCTCCGCGTCCTCGTACAGCCGGGACGCGAGGTTCCCGTAGGCCCGGCTGACGAGCCAGAGCGCCCACCAGAGGTTGATCAGGCCGCTGGAGGCGCGCCTGGCGAGCGCGAGGTGGGGTTCCGGCGCGCTGGCGGTCCAGATGTCGAGGGCGACGCGGCGCGGGTACCAGAGGCTCAGGATGGGCACGATCCAGCCCCACACGGCCCAGCTGGGCCCCTTGCTGTGCGCGTCGGGGGCGAAGGTCTGCGCGTTGCCGCGCACCCGGTGGAACCAGATGACGAACACGACGGCGCAGGCCACGAGCGTCAGGATCTGCATCACACCGGTCACGCCGTAGAGGCTCTCGGCACGCTCGTACGAGTCGTCCGGCGCCTCGTCGTAGCTGCCCGACAGCAGGGACCCCCACGCGGAGTGCAGGTCGAATCCGACGACCAGCGAGAACAGGTCGGCCGCGATGACCACTCCGAGCATCACGACGACGGCTTGCGAGAGGCCGTTGGGCGAGCGCAGCGGGCCCGTTCCCGGCAGCACGGGATTGATGGACATGAAAGTGGACCCCCCACAGGAAAAAGCCACCGACCGGCGGCCACCGCCGGAACATACGTGGGGTGACCACCAGCTGTCCACGGAGATCATCGAGCCGGGCGGCCGCGTGACGCACCCTCCCGGACGGGTCGCCGAGCAGCCGCACCGCCGACGCGGGTCTCAGCCGGGGTCGCCCGCGGCCCGGTACCGCACTTCGTCGTGAGAGTCCCGGCCGAAGCGCTCGACCAGCTCGTCCGTCGACTCCGGGTCGTCCCCCTACCCCGCCGCGACCCCCACGGGCCATGTCCCCATCCTGGCGGACATGGCCCGTCCACGAGGTTGGCATCACCCCGACACCACTCGGCGCCACCTGGTGCCACCCGGCGCCATTCCAGGTCCCCCAGCCCCCGCCGAACACGCTTGGCGCCACTCCCGCCAGGGCGGCGCCATCACGTTTCCGCAGGTCAGAGCCGCCCCAGCGACCCCCTCCGGGCAAGTGCCGCCAGACTGGTTGCGCGTGGCGCCACTTTGATGCCATGATGACGTCATGGACCTCACCCCGTATGTCGACTCCCTCCGCCGCGAACTCGCGGTGGCCGCCGAAGCCGGTGGCGACGACGCTCGTGCGTTGGCCGATCGGCTCACCGCTCCGCTGGAGTCGGCGGCCCGGCTGACCATGCTCAACGTGCTCTCCGCCGCGACGGACGAGATCACCCGCGACCTCGCGCCCGGTTCGGTCGACGTACGGCTGCGCGGGGTCGACCCCGACTTCGTGGTGACACGGCCGCCCGCCGAGACCGCCGCCCCGGCCGAGCCGGCCGCACCCGTGGAGCCGCTCAAGGCGCACGCGCCCGCCGACGGCGACGAGGGGGGCACCGCCCGCGTCAACCTGCGCCTGCCCGCGCCCCTCAAGGCCCGCGCCGAGGAGGCCGCGAACCGCGAGGGCCTGTCGGTCAACGCGTGGCTGGTACGGGCGGTGTCGGCCGCGGTCGACGGCGGCGCCCGGCCCCGTACCCCGCAGAAGCCCCAGACCGTCGGACAGAGCATCACGGGCTGGGTCCGCTGACGGTCCGCCAACGGCCGCCGACGACACCCGCACCCCACGCCCCGTACCACTCCCTCACCCACCCATCACGTCCCCACCAGCGGGGACGCACCCCAGCCCCAAGAGGACGGGACCACCATGCCTTCTTTCAGCACCCCCCTGCCGATCTCCGTGACCGCCCGCGTGGACGCCGGATCCATCCAGTTCACCGCCACCGACCGCACCGACACCGTGGTGACCGTGGCCCCCCGCGACCCGAAGAAGGACCAGGACGTACGGACCGCCGAGCAGACCGAGGTCACGTACACGAGCGGAGTCCTGACCATCAGGACGCCCAAGCAGCGCTACCTCCTCGGCCGCACCGGCACCGTCGACGTGAGCGTCGACCTCCCCGCGGAGTCCGCCGTCGACATGACCGGCTCCTGGGCGCAGGTGCTCGGCGAGGGCCGGCTCGGCGAGGTGCGGGTGAAGACGTCGTCCGGCGACGTCCGCCTCGACACCACCGGCCCGCTCCACCTCACCGCCTCCCACGGCTCGATCACCGTCGAGCGGGTCGAGGGCCCGGCGGAGATCACCACCAGCTCCGGCAGCATGCGCGTCGGTACGGTCGCGGGCGCCGCCGTCCTGAAGAACTCGCACGGCACCACCACCGTCGGCACCGCCACCGGCGACCTGCGCGTCAGCGGCTCCAACGGCGACATCATGATCGAGCACGCCGAGGACTCCGTCACCGCCACCACGGCCCACGGCACCCTGCGCGTGGCCGAAGTGGTGCGCGGCACGGTCCAGTTGGAGACCGCCTACGGGGCCATCGAGGTCGGCATCCGCGAGGGTACGGCCGCCTGGCTCGACGTCAGCGCGGCCTCGGGCCAGGTACGCAACACGCTCACCCCGTCCGACGCCCCCGAGCAGAGCGAGGACAAGGTCGAGGTCCGCGCCCGTACCCGCTACGGCAACATCGACATCCGCCGCGCCAGGGCCTGACCGTCCCGCACTCCACTCCGCATTCCCGCCCCCTCCATCCACTGAGCCTTCGATCGGGAGGACCCCATGCCTGAATCTGTCATGCCCATGCCCACCCCTGCCGCCGCAGGGACCGACCGCGCCGGCCACCCGTCCCCCGCCGCCATCTCCACCCTCGGCCTGCGCAAGTCGTACGGCGACAAGACCGTCCTCGACGGCATCGATCTCCGTATCCCCGCCGGGTCCGTCTTCGCCTTGCTCGGGCCGAACGGCGCCGGCAAGACGACCGTCGTGAAGATCCTGTCCACCCTCATCGGCGCCGACGGCGGACAGGCCCAGGTCGCGGGCCACGACATCGCCACCGCACCGGACAAGGTCCGTGCCGCGATCGGCGTCACCGGCCAGTTCTCCGCCATCGACGGCCTGATCACCGGCGAGGAGAACATGCTCCTCATGGCGGACCTGCACCACCTCCCCCGGCACGAGGGGCGGCGGGTCGCCGCCGGACTCCTCGACCGGTTCGACCTCACCGAGGCGGCGAAGAAGCCCGCCTCGACCTACTCCGGCGGCATGAAGCGCCGCCTCGACATCGCCATGACCCTCGTCGGCGGCCCGCGCATCATCTTCCTCGACGAGCCCACCACCGGCCTCGACCCCCGCAGCCGTCACACCATGTGGGGCATCATCCGCGAGCTGGTCTCCGACGGCGTCACCGTCTTCCTCACCACCCAGTACCTGGACGAGGCCGACGAACTCGCGGACCGGATCGCGGTGTTGAACGACGGCAGGATCGCCGCCGAGGGCAGCGCCGACGAGTTGAAGCGGCTCGTCCCCGGAGGACACGTACAACTCCGCTTCTCCGACCCGTCCGCCCACCGCGCCGCCGCCACCGCCCTGGACGGCGTCACCCGGGACGACGAGGCGCTCACGCTCCAGATCCCCCACGACGGCAGCCAGCGGGCCCTGCGCTCGGTCCTCGACCGGCTGGACGCGGCCGGCGTCGAGGCGGACCAACTCACCGTCCACACCCCCGACCTCGACGACGTCTTCTTCGCCCTGACCACCCCGACCACCCCCGCCGCCCCCCACGCCGCCACCGGCTCCCCCGCCGCCACCACCCAGGAGACATCCCGATGAGCGCCCTCGCCCTCGCCGTACGCGACTCGACCACGATGCTGCGCCGCAACCTCCTGCACGTGCGCCGCTACCCGTCCCTGACCCTGAACCTGCTGCTCACCCCGGTCGTTCTGCTGCTGCTCTTCGTCTACG includes these proteins:
- a CDS encoding ATP-binding cassette domain-containing protein; the encoded protein is MPTPAAAGTDRAGHPSPAAISTLGLRKSYGDKTVLDGIDLRIPAGSVFALLGPNGAGKTTVVKILSTLIGADGGQAQVAGHDIATAPDKVRAAIGVTGQFSAIDGLITGEENMLLMADLHHLPRHEGRRVAAGLLDRFDLTEAAKKPASTYSGGMKRRLDIAMTLVGGPRIIFLDEPTTGLDPRSRHTMWGIIRELVSDGVTVFLTTQYLDEADELADRIAVLNDGRIAAEGSADELKRLVPGGHVQLRFSDPSAHRAAATALDGVTRDDEALTLQIPHDGSQRALRSVLDRLDAAGVEADQLTVHTPDLDDVFFALTTPTTPAAPHAATGSPAATTQETSR
- a CDS encoding DUF4328 domain-containing protein, whose product is MSINPVLPGTGPLRSPNGLSQAVVVMLGVVIAADLFSLVVGFDLHSAWGSLLSGSYDEAPDDSYERAESLYGVTGVMQILTLVACAVVFVIWFHRVRGNAQTFAPDAHSKGPSWAVWGWIVPILSLWYPRRVALDIWTASAPEPHLALARRASSGLINLWWALWLVSRAYGNLASRLYEDAEDGAAIQQALVVLMSSDVLDIVAAVAAILVVRRITARQNEKVNGPALPAGGQQTGTPGSSLPGELR
- a CDS encoding DUF4097 family beta strand repeat-containing protein gives rise to the protein MPSFSTPLPISVTARVDAGSIQFTATDRTDTVVTVAPRDPKKDQDVRTAEQTEVTYTSGVLTIRTPKQRYLLGRTGTVDVSVDLPAESAVDMTGSWAQVLGEGRLGEVRVKTSSGDVRLDTTGPLHLTASHGSITVERVEGPAEITTSSGSMRVGTVAGAAVLKNSHGTTTVGTATGDLRVSGSNGDIMIEHAEDSVTATTAHGTLRVAEVVRGTVQLETAYGAIEVGIREGTAAWLDVSAASGQVRNTLTPSDAPEQSEDKVEVRARTRYGNIDIRRARA